A genomic stretch from Astatotilapia calliptera chromosome 4, fAstCal1.2, whole genome shotgun sequence includes:
- the kdelr3 gene encoding ER lumen protein-retaining receptor 3, whose protein sequence is MNIFRLAGDVSHLVAIIILLLKIWRSKSCAGISGKSQVLFAIVFTTRYLDLFTVYISAYNTVMKVVFLALSYATVYLIYMRFRNTYDSENDTFRVEFLLVPVTGLSFLENYAFTPMEILWTFSIFLEAVAIMPQLFMITKTGEAESITTHYLFFLGLYRALYIANWVWRYHTEGFFDQIAVVSGVVQTIFYCDFFYLYVTKVLRGRGKMTLPMPV, encoded by the exons ATGAATATCTTCCGTCTGGCGGGTGACGTGTCACACTTGGTGGCTATCATCATCCTGTTGCTGAAGATATGGAGGTCCAAGTCGTGTGCTG GCATCTCTGGGAAGTCTCAGGTGCTGTTTGCGATTGTCTTCACCACCAGGTATCTCGACCTGTTCACGGTCTACATTTCTGCTTACAACACGGTCATGAAG GTGGTGTTCCTGGCTTTGTCCTATGCTACGGTGTACTTGATCTACATGCGCTTCAGGAACACGTACGACTCTGAGAACGACACTTTCCGCGTGGAGTTCCTGCTGGTCCCAGTCACCGGGCTGTCCTTCCTGGAGAACTATGCTTTCACCCCAATGGAG ATCCTGTGGACCTTCTCCATCTTTCTGGAAGCAGTGGCCATAATGCCACAGCTCTTCATGATCACCAAGACCGGCGAGGCGGAGTCCATCACCACCCACTACCTGTTCTTCCTCGGCCTCTACAGAGCCCTCTACATCGCCAACTGGGTGTGGCGCTATCACACAGAGGGCTTCTTCGACCAGATCGCGGTGGTGTCCGGCGTCGTGCAGACCATCTTCTACTGCGATTTCTTCTACCTCTACGTCACAAAAG TGCTTCGGGGAAGAGGAAAGATGACCCTGCCGATGCCGGTTTAA
- the LOC113021184 gene encoding GTPase IMAP family member 7, whose product MSSSESAASHEVSEASAPTSEAESLRIVLLGRTGTGRSSSGNTILGRSAFLVDVSPCSVTARCKKQSGIVGRRSISVIDTPGLFHTHLSSQEVMAEVGQCVGFSSPGPHAFLVTLQLGRFTHEEREAFEWIKARLGPGVMRFTMVLFTCGDQLKGKRIEDFLEESQELSEFVSSCYGGYHVFDNSRQEETDECSHQVMQLLEKVDQIVAKNGGGCYSDEMLKEAEGAIREAHERILGEAGHVVESIQTEAEVTEGRLPRLEKKWEDEERRREEEEARKRAERLFWCELVTALGKGAAEGAGIMGKDKGKGKAVKKAKVVEKVAALAASPLSVRSAAKAVGGAVREGSKVLYKHRKTLLR is encoded by the exons ATGTCATCATCTGAAAGTGCTGCGTCACATGAAG TCAGTGAAGCATCAGCCCCCACATCAGAGGCTGAATCTCTGAGGATCGTTCTGCTGGGCCGGACCGGGACAGGCAGAAGCTCCTCTGGCAACACCATCCTGGGAAGGTCTGCGTTCCTGGTGGACGTGTCCCCCTGTTCTGTAACCGCACGATGCAAGAAACAGAGCGGGATAGTGGGAAGGCGGAGTATCTCCGTCATTGACACTCCCGGGCTCTTCCACACACACCTGTCTTCTCAGGAGGTTATGGCAGAGGTGGGACAGTGTGTTGGTTTCTCTTCTCCGGGACCCCACGCCTTCTTGGTGACACTGCAGCTCGGCAGGTTCACCCATGAGGAGAGGGAGGCCTTTGAGTGGATCAAAGCTAGATTAGGGCCTGGAGTAATGAGGTTTACGATGGTGCTGTTCACCTGTGGTGACCAGCTGAAGGGGAAACGCATCGAGGACTTTCTAGAGGAGAGCCAGGAGCTGTCTGAGTTTGTCAGCAGCTGCTATGGAGGATATCACGTCTTTGATAACAGCAGGCAGGAGGAAACAGATGAATGTTCACATCAAGTCATGCAACTTTTGGAGAAGGTGGACCAAATTGTGGCTAAGAATGGAGGCGGTTGCTACAGCGATGAGATGCTGAAGGAGGCTGAAGGTGCCATAAGGGAGGCACATGAGAGGATTCTGGGTGAAGCTGGGCACGTGGTGGAGTCTATTCAGACAGAGGCTGAGGTCACAGAGGGGCGGCTGCCAAGATTGGAAAAGAAGTGGGAGGATGAGGAGAGGagaagggaggaagaggaggcccgGAAGAGAGCGGAGAGGCTTTTCTGGTGCGAGCTGGTGACCGCCCTGGGGAAAGGTGCTGCGGAGGGGGCAGGGATCATGGGAAAGGACAAGGGGAAAGGGAAAGCTGTGAAGAAGGCGAAGGTGGTGGAGAAAGTGGCAGCTCTGGCTGCGTCTCCGCTCTCTGTCAGGTCGGCTGCGAAAGCAGTGGGAGGGGCCGTGAGAGAAGGAAGCAAGGTGctatacaaacacagaaaaactttACTGCGCTGA